CCAGCACCGAGGCGCGCATGGTCTTGACCAGCTCGTAGGGCGCCTCGGGCGAACTGAGGGCACTGGCGTCGATGCGCACGCAGCCTGCGTCGTCGCGCTCGGCCTGAACCCCCATGTTGCGGACCAGCTTGAGCATGGTGGCCACGTCCTGCAGCCGCGGCACGTTCTGCAGCGTCACCGGCTCCGCCGTCAGCAGCGCGGCGCACAGCTCGGGCAGCGCCGCGTTCTTGGCGCCGGAAATGCGGACCTCGCCGCGCAAGGGGCGGCCGCCGCGGATCAGCAGCTTGTCCATGACGCCTCCGACCGGGGGGTCACCATGTCACTCGCCGCGGCGCGCGGCCCACTCGGCCGGCGTCAGGGTGGTCATGGACAGGGCATGCACCTCGTCCGTCTCCATCTTGCCGCCGAGCGAGGCATAGACCCGCTGGTGGCGCTGGATCGGCCGCTTGCCCTCGAACTCGGCCGAGACGATCAGCGCCGACCAGTGGCGGCCGTCGCCCTCGACTTGGAGGTGTTCGCAGGGCAGCCCGGAGGCGATGAGGTTGCGCAGGTCGTCGGCAGTCATGGCAGTCATCCGCGGATCTTGTAGCCGATGCGAAGCAGGTGCACGGCGATGGCGCTGACCGCCAGCATGGCACTGCCCACGACGGCCAGGCTCAGCCAGGGCGAGACGTCGCTGACGCCGAAGAACCCGTAGCGGAAGCCATCGATCATGTAGAAAAAGGGGTTGAGGCGGCTCACCGCCTGCCAGAACGGCGGCAGCGAGTGGATGGAATAAAACACGCCCGACAGGAAGGTCATGGGCATGATGATGAAGTTCTGGAAGGCCGCCATCTGGTCGAACTTCTCGGCCCACAGCCCGGCGATCAGGCCCAGCGCACCCAGCATCCCGGCTCCCAGCAGGGCGAACACCAGGATCCACAGCGGCGCCACGAAACCGGGTTGCACGAACCAGGCGGTGACCAGCAGCACCCCGCCGCCGACCGCCAGCCCGCGCGCCACCGAGGAGCCGACGTAGGCGACGAACCAGCTCCAGTGCGACAGCGGCGTCAGCAGCACGAACACCAGGTTGCCCATGATCTTGCTCTGGATCAGGGACGACGAGCTGTTGGCGAACGCGTTCTGCAGCACGCTCATCATCACCAGGCCGGGCACCAGGAAGGCGGTGTAGCCGATCCGGTCGTAGACCTTGACCTGGTCCTGCAGCACGTGACCGAAGATCAGCAGGTACAGCATGGCCGTCATGATGGGCGCGGCCACGGTCTGGAACCCCACTTTCCAGAAGCGCAGGATCTCCTTGTACAGCAGGGTCTGCCAGCCGCCCAGCGCCGGCACGCTGCCGCGCTGGACCGTGCGCTGCGCGCCCTCGGGCGGGGGAATGGTCTTCATGCCGGCACCTGCTCGCCGCGGGCGGCCATCACGTCGAGGAACACGTCCTCGAGGTCGGCCTTGCGGATCTCCACGTCCTCGACCCGCAGGCCAGCGCGCCGGATGGTGGCGAGGTAGTCCTCGATCTGGTTGGCGTCGTGCGCGGGCAACTGCACGATGCGGCCGGTGACACGCGCCTTCTGCGCGAACTCGGCCGGCAATGCGCTGTCCAGCTTGAAGCGCAGCACGTTGCTGGACGCCGAGCGCAGCAGGTCGCTGGTGCGCTCCAGCGCCACCACCCGCCCGGCCTTGAGCATGGCGATGCGCCCGCACAGGGCCTCGGCTTCCTCCAGGTAGTGCGTGGTCAGCAGCACGGTGTGGCCCTGCCGGTTCAGGCGGGCGATGAATTGCCACAGGGTCTGGCGCAGCTCCACGTCGACGCCGGCGGTCGGCTCGTCCAGCACGATCACCGGCGGCTTGTGCACCAGGGCCTGGGCCACCAGGACACGCCGCTTCATGCCGCCCGAGAGCTGGCGCATGTTGGCGTTGGCCTTGTCGGCCAGCCCCAGGCTGTCCAGCAGCTCGGAGATCCAGGCGTCGTTGTTGCGCACGCCGAAATAGCCCGACTGGATGCGCAGCGCCTCGCGCACCGTGAAGAACGGATCGAACACCAGCTCCTGCGGCACGATGCCGAGCTGGCGGCGCGCCTGCGCATAGTCGGCCTGGACGTCGAAGCCGCGCACCGCCACGTGGCCGGAACTGGCCCGCGACAGGCCGGCCAGGATGCTGATCAGGGTGGTTTTGCCGGCGCCGTTGGGGCCCAGCAGGCCGAAGAACTCGCCTTCCTCGATGTCGAATGCCACCCGGTCGAGGGCGGTGAAGCTGCCGCGCGGCGATGCAAAGATCTTGCTGACGGACTGGAACGAGATGGCGGGCATGGGAAGCCCGCCATTTTAGGCGGCGGGGCCCGGGGCTGCCGCCGGGCCGCCGGATGACCCGTCAGGCCGATGCCGCAGCGGGGGCCGGCGGCGCGGCCAGCAGCTCCGACACCCCGTACACGCCCGCCAGTTCCCGCAGCCGCGGGGGCATGTGGGCCACGCTGAAGCCCTTGCCCAGGGCCAGCGCCTCGCGCCGGCATTCCAGCAGCACCGCCAGCGCCGACGAATCGAACCGCTGCAGGGCCGCGGCGTCGGCCACCGCCTGCTGCTGCGGTTCGGCGCGCAGGGCCTGCGCCAGCATGCGCGAGCAGGCCGGCGCCTGGTCGTGGGTCAGTTCGACGGGCAGAACCAGCATGGGCGGACTTTCGTTTCAGCTCTTGCGTGCCGCGCCGCCCGCGTTGGCCTTGTTGCGGTCGGCCAAGGCGGCGATCAGGCCGTCGATGCCGTTGGCGCTGATCTCCTGGGCGAACTGGCTGCGGTAGGTATCGACCAGCCACACCCCCAGCACGTTCAGGTTGTAGATCTTCCAGCCGGCACCCTGGCCAGGCGTCTTCTCGAGCCGGTAGTCGAGCTGGATCGGGTCGCCGCGGCCGCGCACCTCGCTGCGCACCACCACCTCGCGGTCTTCAGGTGCGGCACGCAGCGGCTTGACCGTGATGGTCTGGTCGTTCACCTGGGACAGGGCCCCCGAGTAGGTGCGCACCAGCAGCGTCTTGAACTGCTCCTGCAGCTTCTGGCGCTGCTCGGGCGTGGCCTGGCGCCAGGCCGGGCCGACCGCCGAGGCGGTCATGCGCTGGAAGTTCACGTTCGGCATGATCTTGCTGTCGACCAGCGCCATGACCTTGTCGACGTCGCCCGCCTGAATCGACTTGTCGGACTTGATGGCGGCCAGGGTTTCGTCCGACAGCCGCTTGATCAGCGCATCGGGCGCCTCGTCGGCGGCGCGCGCCAGCGGCGCGAAGCCGCCCAGCAGGCCCGCCGCGGCCAGCGCAGCCGCTGCGCGGCCGAGAGAACGTCTTTGCATCTTTCCGGTTCCTTTCCTGGGTGCAGGGCGCCGGGGCCCCCTGCGGTTCGGGTTGGAACCCGGCCGCAAGAGGCGGGTTCCGGCGCCCAGCCTTCACATGAAACAGCCTGCAACTCTAGCGGCTGGGCGCAGCCGGCGGGTTGGCAGGGGGCGCCCCACCCTCTTCCTCGTATTCGTAGTCGTCGTCGCCCGCGTTACCCCGGCCGGGGCGGCCCGCCTCGATCAGCGAGCGGCGCCGCTGCAGATAGGCATCGCGGGTGAAGCTGTACTTGTCCAGCGCCGCGCTTTCCAGCACGTCGCCCACGCGCAGCAGGTTGGACCGGACGTCCACCGCGCGCAGCACGTACAGCGAATTGCGCTCGCCCGCGCCCTCGAACTGGCGCACCAGGTCGCCGCGATAGTCCAGCGGCAGCGCCAGCGTGTCGCGCAGGGTCGAGGGTCCGAGCAGCGGCAGCACCACGTAGGGGCCGGCGGGAACGCCCCAGTGGCCGAGCGTCTTGCCGAAGTCCTCGCGGTGGCGTTCGATGTTGGCATCGCTGGCGATGTCCAGCAGCCCGCCCAGGCCGAACACGGTATTGACCGAGAAGCGCATGGTGTTCTCGGCCGCATCGCCGAACTTCAGCTGCAACAGGCTGTTGACCGCCGACCAGGCGTCGCCCAGGTTGCCGAAGAAGTTGGACACGCCGGTGCGCACCAGCGGCGGCACGTTCTCCCGGTAGAAGGTCGCGGTGGGCTTGAGCACCACCGAGTCCACGCCCTCGTTGAACTTGCTGACCTCGCGGTTGAACGGCTCGAACGGGTCGTGCGGACTGGTGCGGGGGCCCGTCGCGCAGCCCTGCAGCGCCAGCAACGCGGCCAGTACCGCCCCCGCCAGCGCCACCCGGCGCCCTGGCGAAAGCGTCATGCAATTCATTTCTTCGTGCTTCCCCCTGACGGCTGCGCCTCGGCCGCCTTGTTGTACAGGAACTGCCCGATCAGGTTTTCCAGCACCACGGCCGACTGCGTGCTGGAGATGGTATCGCCGGCGGCCCATGTCTTGTCGTCGATGCCGGCCTCGATGCCGATGTACTGCTCACCCAGCAGGCCGCTGGTGAGGATCTTCAGCGAGCTGTCCTTGGGGAAGTGGTAGCGGGTCTCCAGCGCCAGCGTCACCCGCGCCTGGAAGTTCTTGTCGTCGAAGCTAATCGAATCGACCCGGCCCACCACCACGCCCGCGCTCTTGACCGCGGCCTGCGGCTTGAGCCCGCCGATGTTGTCGAACCTGGCGGTCACCGGGTAGGTGGACTGGAAGCTCAGGCTCAGCAGGTTGGCCGACTGCAGGGCCAGGAACAGGATGGCGGCCGCGCCCAGCAGCACGAACAGGCCCACCCAGACGTCGTTCTTGGATTTCTCCATGGTCGTTCCTCAAATACTGAACATCATTGTGGTGAGCACGAAATCCAGGCCCAGCACCGACAGCGAGCCGGCCACCACGGTGCGGGTGGTGGCGCGGGACACCCCCTCGGGCGTGGGGTGCGCCTCGAAGCCCTGCAGCAACGCGATGAAGGTGACCGTGATGCCGAACACGACGCTCTTGAGGACGCCGTTGCCGACGTCGGCCCAGACGTCCACGCCGCCCTGCATCTGGCTCCAGAAGGCGCCCGGGTCGACCCCGATCAGCAGCACGCCGACGACGTAGCCCCCGATGACGCCCACGGCGCTGAACACCGCCGCCAGCAGTGGCATGGCGATGATGCCCCCCAGGAAGCGCGGCGCCAGGATGCGGCGAATCGGGTCCACCGCCATCATCTCCATGGCCGACAACTGCTCGCCGGCCTTCATCAGGCCGATCTCGGCCGTCAGCGAGGTGCCGGCGCGCCCGGCGAACAGCAGCGCGGTGACCACCGGGCCGAGCTCGCGCACCAGCGACAGCGCCACCAGCAGGCCCAGCGCTTCCGAGGAGCCGTAGCGCTGCAGCGTGTAGTAGCCCTGCAGGCCCAGCACGAAGCCGACGAACAGGCCCGATACGGTGATGATGGCCAGCGAGTAGTTGCCCAGGAAGTGCACCTGGTCGCGCACCAGTCCGAAGCGCCGCAGCGCGGGCCCGGACAGGGCGAGCAGGCGCAGGAACAGGCGGGTGCCTTGCCCCAGGTCGGCCAGCAGGCCGCGGGTGGCGCGCCCGACGTCGGCAGGTCGCCACCAGCTCATGACGCGGTTCCTTCGCCGAAATCCTGGGCCACCGTCGGCCCCGGGTAGTGGAAATGCACGGGCCCTTCGGGCCGCGCCTGCACGAACTGCGCCACCAGCGGGTCCTTCGAGGCGCGCACCTCGGCCGGCGTGCCCTGGGCGGCCACGCGGCCGTTGGCCAGGATGATCACCTGGTCGGCGATGCGGAAGGTCTCGTCCAGGTCATGCGACACCACGATGCTGGTGATGCCCAGCGTGTCGTTCAGGCGCCGGATCAACTGCGCCGCCGTGCCCAGCGAGATCGGGTCCAGCCCGGCGAAGGGCTCGTCGTACATCACCAACTCCGGATCGAGCGCGATCGCGCGGGCCAGCGCGATGCGGCGCGCCATGCCGCCCGACAGGTTGGCCGGCATCAGGTCGCGCGCGCCGCGCAGGCCCACGGCATTGAGCTTCATGAGCACGATGTCGCGCACCAGGGACTCGGGCAGGCCGGTGTGCTCGCGCAGCGGAAAGGCGACATTGTCGAACACCGACATGTCGGTGAACAGCGCGCCGAACTGGAACAGCATGCCCATGCGCCGGCGGATCGCGTAGAGGCCGTCGCGGTCCAGGCCGCCGACCTCCTGGCCGTCGAAGCGCAGGCTGCCGGACTGGGCCCGCATCTGGCCGCCGATCAGGCGCAGCACGGTGGTCTTGCCGCCGCCGGACGCCCCCATCATGGCGGTGACCTTGCCGCGCGGGACCGTGAAGCTCAGGCCGTCGAGGATGCGGCGCTCGCCATAGCCGAAGCTGAGCTCGCGGCACTGGACGATGGCGCTGTCATCCGAATCGATCATGAAAATGAAGAAGCCGGGACGCGCCCGGCTGCTGGTGGCGAAGAACCGATGATAGCGGCGCCCCTCCCACGGGCCCGCGGCTTCGGCCGGCGGGCTTCAGCGGGGCAGGTCGGAAAATCCCATCAGGAACTCATCGACCGCGCGTGCCGCCTGCCGGCCCTCGCGGATCGCCCAGACCACCAGCGATTGGCCGCGCCGGATGTCGCCGGCGGCGAACACCCCGGGCACGCTGGTGGCGTAGCCGCCGCTGAAGTCGGTGCTCGCTCGCGCGTTGCCGCGCGCATCCTTGTCCACGCCGAAGGCGTCCAGCACGCTGCCGACCGGGCCGGTGAAGCCCATGGCCAGCAGCACCAGGTCGGCCTTGAGCGTCTGCTCGGTGCCCGGCACCTCGGCCATCTTGCCGTCCTTCCATTCCACCCGGACGGTCTTCAAACCGGTGACCTTGCCCTTCTCGCCGACGAAAGCCTTGGTGGCGATGGCGAACTCGCGCTCGCAGCCCTCCTCGTGGCTGGAACTGGTGCGCAGCTTGTAGGGCCAATAAGGCCAGGTCAACTCCTTGTTCTCGTGCTCGGGCGGCTGCGGCATCAGCTCGAACTGCACCACGCTGGCGGCGCCATGGCGGTTGCTGGTGCCCACGCAGTCGCTGCCGGTGTCGCCGCCGCCGATGACGATCACGTGCTTGCGGTCGGCGCGGATCTGGCCCTTGACCTTGTCGCCGGCGTTGACCTTGTTCTGCTGCGGCAGGAACTCCATGGCGAAGTGGATGCCGTCGAGGTCGCGGCCGGGCACCGGCAGGTCGCGCGACTGCTCGGCGCCGCCGGCCAGCAGCACGGCGTCGAATTCCTGCTGCAACTGCTCGGGCGACACCGTCTGCCTGGCCCAGTTGGTGACCCGGGAGCCCTGCGGCAGCTGACCCACCATCACGCCCGTGCGGAACGTGACCCCTTCGGCCGCCATCTGCTCGACGCGGCGGTCGATGTGGTGCTTCTCCATCTTGAAGTCGGGAATGCCGTAGCGCAGCAGCCCGCCGATGCGGTCGTTCTTCTCGAACAGGGTCACGTCGTGGCCGGCGCGCGCCAGTTGCTGCGCGGCGGCCATGCCGGCCGGGCCGGAGCCAACCACGGCCACCTTCTTGCCGGTCTTCACGCGCGCCACGCGCGGCCGGACCCAGCCGTTGTCCCAGGCGCGGTCGATGATCGCGTGCTCGATCGACTTGATGCCCACCGGCTCGTCGTTCACGTTCAGCGTGCAGGCCGCCTCGCAGGGGGCCGGGCAGATGCGGCCGGTGAACTCGGGGAAGTTGTTGGTGGAGTCCAGCACCGCGAAGGCGCCGGCCCAGTCCTGCCTGTACACCAGGTCGTTGAAGTCCGGAATGATGTTGTTGACCGGACAGCCCGAATTGCAGAACGGCGTGCCGCAGTCCATGCAGCGCGCCCCCTGCACCTTCGCCTGCGCGTCGTCCAGGCCGATGATGAATTCCCGGTGGTGCTTGACGCGCTCGGACACCGGCCGGTAGCCCTCCTCGATGCGCTCGTATTCCATGAAGCCCGTAACTTTTCCCATGGCCGTCCTTCGATTCAGATGTCTTGTTCGCGGGCCACCGCGGAACCGGCTTTGCCGGGCCGCTGGTGGCGCCCCCTCGAGGGGGAGGCGCCGAAGACGCTTCGGAAGTGGTTCATTTCGCCGGCGCCGGCTCGTGGATCGCCACGTGCGCGTTGTTGCCGGTGCTGGCTTCCTCGACCTCGCGTTCGTGCATCTCGGCCAGCGCCCGCTTGTATTCGTTGGGGAACACCTTGACGAACTTCTGCCGCGCGGCCGACCAGTTGTCCAGCAGCTCGCGCGCCCGCTTGCTGCCGGTCCAGCGGTTGTGATCCTCCAGCAGCTTCTTGAGCAAGGCTTCGTCGGTCTGGTCGCGGTGCAGCTTGCCGCGGCCGACGGCCTTCTGCTCCGCGCCGCTGCCCACCGGTTCCAGCGACACCATCGCGGTGTTGCAGCGGCTGGCGAACTGGCCGTCCTCGTCGTAGACGTAGGCGATGCCGCCGGACATGCCGGCCGCGAAATTGCGTCCGGTGCGGCCCAGCACCACGACCGTGCCGCCGGTCATGTACTCGCAGCCATGGTCGCCGGTGCCCTCGACCACCGCGGTCGCGCCCGACAGGCGCACCGCGAAGCGCTCGCCGGCCACCCCGGAGAAGTAGGCCTCGCCGGTGGTGGCGCCGTACAGCGCGGTGTTGCCGATGATGATGTTGCGGGTGGCGTCGCCGCGGAAGTCGATGCTGGGGCGCACCACGATGCGGCCGCCCGACAGGCCCTTGCCGGTGTAGTCGTTGGCGTCGCCGATCAGGTACAGGGTGATGCCGCGCGCCAGGAAGGCGCCGAACGACTGGCCGCCCGTGCCTTCGAGCTGGATGCGGATGGTGTCGTCCGGCAGCCCCTCGGGATGCACCTGGGTCAGCGCACCCGACAGCATGGCGCCGACCGAACGGTTGACGTTGCGCGCCACCTCGATGAACTGCACCTTCTCGCCGCGCTCGAGGGCCGGCTTGCAGCGCTCGATGAGGATGCGGTCCAGGCTCTTGTGCAGGCCATGGTCCTGCTCCTCGACCTGGTAGCGCGCCACTTGCGCCGGCACCTGCGGCTGGGCGAACAGCCGGCTGAAGTCCAGACCGCGCGCCTTCCAGTGCCCGATGCCCTTGCGCATGTCCAGCAGGTCGGCGCGGCCGATCAGTTCGTCGAACTTGCGGATGCCCAGCTGCGCCATGATCTGGCGCACTTCCTCGGCGACGAAGAAGAAGTAGTTGACGACGTGCTCGGGCTTGCCGGCGAACTTCCTGCGCAGCACCGGGTCCTGCGTGGCCACGCCCACCGGGCAGGTGTTCAGGTGGCACTTGCGCATCATGATGCAGCCCTCCACCACCAGTGGCGCAGTGGCGAAGCCGAATTCGTCGGCCCCGAGCAGCGCGCCGATGGCGACGTCGCGGCCGGTCTTCATCTGGCCGTCGGCCTGGACCCGGATGCGGCCCCGCAGCCGGTTGAGCACCAGCGTCTGCTGGGTCTCGGCCAGGCCGATCTCCCAGGGCGAGCCGGCGTGCTTGATCGACGACCACGGCGAGGCGCCGGTGCCGCCGTCGTGGCCGGCGATCACCACGTGGTCGGCCTTGCACTTGGCCACGCCGGCGGCAATCGTGCCGACGCCCACTTCGGACACCAGCTTGACGCTGATGTCGGCGTGCGGCGCCACGTTCTTCAGGTCGTGGATCAGCTGCGCCAAGTCCTCGATCGAATAGATGTCATGGTGCGGCGGCGGCGAGATCAGGCCGACGCCTGGCACCGAGTAGCGCAGCTTGCCGATGTACTTGGAGACCTTGCCGCCCGGCAGCTGGCCGCCCTCGCCCGGCTTGGCGCCCTGCGCCATCTTGATCTGGATCTGGTCGGCCGAGGCCAGGTATTCCGCGGTGACGCCGAAGCGGCCCGAGGCCACCTGCTTGATGCGCGAGCGCAGCGAGTCGCCTTCGGCCAGCGGCAGGTCGATCTCGACCACGTCCGGGCCGACGATCTCGGCCAGCGTCTGGCCCTGCCGGATCGGAATGCCCTTGAGCTCCTGCCGGTAGCGTGCCGGGTCCTCGCCGCCCTCGCCGGTGTTGCTCTTGCCGCCGATGCGGTTCATGGCAATCGCCAGCGTGGCGTGCGCCTCGGTGGAGATCGATCCGAGCGACATGGCGCCGGTGGCGAAGCGCTTGACGATCTCCCGGGCGGGCTCGACCTCGTCGACCGGGATCGCCTTGGCCGGATCGACCTTGAACTCGAACAAGCCGCGCAGCGTCATGTGGCGGCGGCTCTGGTCGTTGACCAGCTGGGCGTATTCCTTGTAGGTGCTCCAGTTGTTGGCGCGTGACGCATGCTGCAGCTTGGCGATGGCGTCGGGGGTCCACATGTGCTCCTCGCCGCGGGTGCGCCAGGCGTACTCGCCGCCGGCGTCCAGCATGTGGGCCAGCACCGGGTCGTCGCCGAAGGCAGCCTTGTGCATCCGGATCGCCTCCTCGGCGATCTCGAACACGCCGATGCCCTCGACCCGGCTGGCGGTGCCGGTGAAGTACTTCTCGACCGTGTCGCCATTCAGGCCGATGGCCTCGAACAGCTGGGCGCCGCAGTAGCTCATGTACGTGCTCACGCCCATCTTGGACATGATCTTGGACAGGCCCTTGCCGATCGCCTTGACGTAGTTGTAGATGGCGCGGTCGGCCGACAGCTCGCCGGGCAGGTCCTTGTGGATGGAAACCAGCGTCTCCATCGCCAGGTACGGGTGCACGGCCTCGGCGCCGTAGCCGGCCAGCACCGCGAAGTGGTGCACCTCGCGGGCAGTGCCGGTCTCCACCACCAGGCCGGCCGTGGTGCGCAGGCCCTCGCGCACCAGGTGCTGGTGGATCGACGACAGCGCCAGCAGCGCCGGGATGGCGACCTGCGCCGGGCCGACGCCGCGGTCGCTGATGATCAGGATGTTCTTGCCGCCGCGGATGGCGTCGACCGCCTCCGCATTGAGCGACGCCAGCTTGGCCTCGACCCCCTCCTTGCCCCAGGCCAGCGGGTAGGTGATGTCCAGGGTGTAGCTGCGGAACTTGCCGTGGGTGCGCGCGTCGATCCCGCGCAGCTTGCCCATGTCCTGGAAGTCCAGGATCGGCTGGCCCACTTCCAGCCGCATCGGCGGGTTGACCTGGTTGATGTCCAGCAGGTTGGGCTTGGGGCCGATGAAGGAGACCAGCGACATCACGATCGCCTCGCGGATCGGGTCGATCGGCGGGTTGGTCACCTGGGCGAACAGCTGCTTGAAGTAGTTGTACAGCGGCTTGTCCTTGCCCGACAGCACGGCCAGCGGGCTGTCGTTGCCCATCGAGCCGATGCCCTCTTCGCCGGCCACGGCCATCGGGGCCATCAGGAACTTGATGTCCTCCTGCGTGTAGCCGAACGCCTGCTGGCGATCCAGCAGGCTGGCCGGCTCGGACACCGGGATGTCGATCGCATTGGGCTCGACGTCGTCGAGCTTGATGCGCAGGTTCTCGATCCACTGCTTGTACGGCTTGCCGTTGGCCAGGCTGGCCTTGAGCTCCTCGTCGTCGATCAGCCGGCCCTGCTCCAGGTCGATCAGGAACATCTTGCCCGGCTGCAGGCGCCACTTGCGCACGATGCGGTTCTCGGGCACGGGCAGCACGCCGGACTCGGAGGCCATGATCACCAGGTCGTCGTCGGTGACGCAGTAGCGCGAAGGGCGCAGGCCGTTGCGGTCGAGCGTGGCGCCGATCTGGCGGCCGTCGGTGAAGACGATCGAGGCCGGGCCGTCCCAGGGCTCCAGCATGGCGGCGTGGTATTCGTAGAAGGCCTTGCGGCGCTCGTCCATCAGCGTGTGCTGCTCCCACGGCTCGGGGATCATCATCATCACCGCCTGGGCCAGCGGGTAGCCGGCCATGGTGAGCAGTTCCAGGCAGTTGTCGAAGGTGGCGGTGTCCGACTGGCTGGGGAAGCTGATCGGATACAGCTTCTTCAGGTCGGCGCCCAGCACCGGCGAGGTCATCACGCCCTCGCGGGCCCGCATCCAGTTGTAGTTGCCCTTGACCGTGTTGATCTCGCCGTTGTGGGCGACGTAGCGGTACGGGTGGGCCAGCGGCCACTCGGGGAAAGTATTGGTGGAAAAGCGCTGGTGCACCAGGGCGAGCGCGGAGACGCAGCGCGCGTCGTTCAGATCCAGGTAGTAGGTGCCCACCTGGCCGGCCAGCAGCAGGCCCTTGTAGACCACCGTGCGGCTGGACATCGACGGGACGTAGTACTCCTTGGAGTGCTTCAGGCGCAGGCTCTGGATGGCGGCGCTGGCGGTCTTGCGGATCACGTACAGCTTGCGCTCCAGCGCGTCCTGCACGATCACGTCCGTGCCGCGGCCGATGAAGACCTGGCGCAGGATCGGCTCCTTCTGCTTGACCGCCGGCGACATCGGCATGTCGCGGTCCACCGGCACGTCGCGCCAGCCCAGCAGGACCTGCCCCTCGGCCTTGATCGCGCGCTCCAGTTCCTGCTCGCAGGCCAGGCGCGAGGCGTGCTCCTTGGGCAGGAAGACCATGCCGACCCCGTATTCGCCGGGCGGCGGCAGCTCCACGCCCTGCTTGGCCATCTCTTCCCGGTACAGCGCGTCCGGCAGCTGGATCAGCACACCGGCGCCGTCGCCCATCAGCTTGTCGGCGCCCACCGCGCCGCGGTGGTCCAGGTTCTCCAGGATCTTCAAGCCCTGGGTGACGATGGCGTGGCTCTTCTCGCCCTTGATGTGGGCCACGAAGCCGACGCCGCAGGCGTCGTGCTCTTGCCCGGCCGCATACAGGCCGTGCTCTTGCAGATGGGAAATCTCGGCCGCCGTCGCCATGGCTCGCCCTCCAGTTCGCTCAGGGTTTGCGAGCATAGTGCGGCGCAGCACCGCCGCCAAGAAAAATAATTGGGGTCAGATACGAATTATTTTTGCGGCTCCGAGGGTGTTGGCTTAATTGGGGACAGATCAGGGAGATTCTTTACACGCCGCGGACGGCCCGCGGCCAGGGGCACAGCGCGGCGTTGGCTACGCCGCTGCAGCTCGGCGAGGTATGTCGCGTCACCTAGTGCCCAGCCACGGTGGGTCGCGTCGGCCAGCGACTGCTGGACATCCCGGTTGAGCCCGGCCGCGATCAGGTCAGCGTAGGCCTGTTCCCGGGCGAACGGTGTGTTGCCGAGCTCCCAGAAGATCGGATGGGGGGTGACCAGCCGGTCGGGCTCGATCCCGGCGTA
The sequence above is a segment of the Ramlibacter tataouinensis genome. Coding sequences within it:
- a CDS encoding BolA family protein — its product is MTADDLRNLIASGLPCEHLQVEGDGRHWSALIVSAEFEGKRPIQRHQRVYASLGGKMETDEVHALSMTTLTPAEWAARRGE
- a CDS encoding ABC transporter permease, with product MGGWQTLLYKEILRFWKVGFQTVAAPIMTAMLYLLIFGHVLQDQVKVYDRIGYTAFLVPGLVMMSVLQNAFANSSSSLIQSKIMGNLVFVLLTPLSHWSWFVAYVGSSVARGLAVGGGVLLVTAWFVQPGFVAPLWILVFALLGAGMLGALGLIAGLWAEKFDQMAAFQNFIIMPMTFLSGVFYSIHSLPPFWQAVSRLNPFFYMIDGFRYGFFGVSDVSPWLSLAVVGSAMLAVSAIAVHLLRIGYKIRG
- a CDS encoding ABC transporter ATP-binding protein; translated protein: MPAISFQSVSKIFASPRGSFTALDRVAFDIEEGEFFGLLGPNGAGKTTLISILAGLSRASSGHVAVRGFDVQADYAQARRQLGIVPQELVFDPFFTVREALRIQSGYFGVRNNDAWISELLDSLGLADKANANMRQLSGGMKRRVLVAQALVHKPPVIVLDEPTAGVDVELRQTLWQFIARLNRQGHTVLLTTHYLEEAEALCGRIAMLKAGRVVALERTSDLLRSASSNVLRFKLDSALPAEFAQKARVTGRIVQLPAHDANQIEDYLATIRRAGLRVEDVEIRKADLEDVFLDVMAARGEQVPA
- a CDS encoding STAS domain-containing protein, which codes for MLVLPVELTHDQAPACSRMLAQALRAEPQQQAVADAAALQRFDSSALAVLLECRREALALGKGFSVAHMPPRLRELAGVYGVSELLAAPPAPAAASA
- a CDS encoding MlaC/ttg2D family ABC transporter substrate-binding protein — its product is MQRRSLGRAAAALAAAGLLGGFAPLARAADEAPDALIKRLSDETLAAIKSDKSIQAGDVDKVMALVDSKIMPNVNFQRMTASAVGPAWRQATPEQRQKLQEQFKTLLVRTYSGALSQVNDQTITVKPLRAAPEDREVVVRSEVRGRGDPIQLDYRLEKTPGQGAGWKIYNLNVLGVWLVDTYRSQFAQEISANGIDGLIAALADRNKANAGGAARKS
- a CDS encoding MlaA family lipoprotein, producing MTLSPGRRVALAGAVLAALLALQGCATGPRTSPHDPFEPFNREVSKFNEGVDSVVLKPTATFYRENVPPLVRTGVSNFFGNLGDAWSAVNSLLQLKFGDAAENTMRFSVNTVFGLGGLLDIASDANIERHREDFGKTLGHWGVPAGPYVVLPLLGPSTLRDTLALPLDYRGDLVRQFEGAGERNSLYVLRAVDVRSNLLRVGDVLESAALDKYSFTRDAYLQRRRSLIEAGRPGRGNAGDDDYEYEEEGGAPPANPPAAPSR
- the mlaD gene encoding outer membrane lipid asymmetry maintenance protein MlaD, whose product is MEKSKNDVWVGLFVLLGAAAILFLALQSANLLSLSFQSTYPVTARFDNIGGLKPQAAVKSAGVVVGRVDSISFDDKNFQARVTLALETRYHFPKDSSLKILTSGLLGEQYIGIEAGIDDKTWAAGDTISSTQSAVVLENLIGQFLYNKAAEAQPSGGSTKK
- the mlaE gene encoding lipid asymmetry maintenance ABC transporter permease subunit MlaE, which codes for MSWWRPADVGRATRGLLADLGQGTRLFLRLLALSGPALRRFGLVRDQVHFLGNYSLAIITVSGLFVGFVLGLQGYYTLQRYGSSEALGLLVALSLVRELGPVVTALLFAGRAGTSLTAEIGLMKAGEQLSAMEMMAVDPIRRILAPRFLGGIIAMPLLAAVFSAVGVIGGYVVGVLLIGVDPGAFWSQMQGGVDVWADVGNGVLKSVVFGITVTFIALLQGFEAHPTPEGVSRATTRTVVAGSLSVLGLDFVLTTMMFSI
- a CDS encoding ABC transporter ATP-binding protein is translated as MIDSDDSAIVQCRELSFGYGERRILDGLSFTVPRGKVTAMMGASGGGKTTVLRLIGGQMRAQSGSLRFDGQEVGGLDRDGLYAIRRRMGMLFQFGALFTDMSVFDNVAFPLREHTGLPESLVRDIVLMKLNAVGLRGARDLMPANLSGGMARRIALARAIALDPELVMYDEPFAGLDPISLGTAAQLIRRLNDTLGITSIVVSHDLDETFRIADQVIILANGRVAAQGTPAEVRASKDPLVAQFVQARPEGPVHFHYPGPTVAQDFGEGTAS